TTCAAGGTTTCATAGAGTCATGGTTACCATCAGTAACATGCCTCTAACCTACCACCAGTCTGGAATCCAGATTTTTAACTACAGTTAAAACCTACTTAACAGGGACGTTTTTGAGGAAGCTAAGCAATTTGCCTccaaaaatttacatttgaaaGTTTTCAAGAATCATTTATCAGTTTTCTACAAGTTTAAAGCGACTAGTCAGACTTTTTTACTCTGTCAAATCGGTCAATCTCAATTTAGGTGTGGTTTCTCACCTATTGTCCgtttttgaaattgtttttctatttgctTTTATAAATAGTTATTTAGTCAAGAtcaaatctgaccttccagaaACCAGCTTCCTTAATGATCTGAGCTCTTTACAAGAGGTACATTTGCCTAatggttgtttttcttccttatTTTCAGGTTTTCTAATCAAATTCTTGCTTCAAATATGTTTACTTGTATTTATTTGAGTCAAATGTAAGAACTGAAGCAtgaattttattcaaatttggCATCAAGGAAACATGGAAGAAGTTCATTAGGAGGAAAAGCTATCGGCTATCAAGTTGAGCCAAGTTGTTATAAAATCCATATGGTCTGGTCGATGATTTTCAAGCCCTCTCCATGTTTCTGGCAGTACTGCTGCATCACCTGCATCTTACAAAAATAGATTTATAATGAGCCCAATCCTATTAGTTAGTCCCACCTAAACAACCTACCTTAAGCACACAAATACAATTAATATGCTTCAGAATCTTTAATGAATTTGATCAAAAGTCGCTTGTCCACCATAGATCTTGCTAATACAAGCTTGATTcttgtgcctcttgtgatgtcattgtCCCAAAAACAGCAGAATTCGCTTAGTCAATTTCTCCCTTCATTGTGCTTTTAAAAACTTCCATTTTATGAAATGCTGCAAAGGAAATCCAGACTTCATTACCCAGCCTTGTTCGGTGTACATATGTTGGTGACAAACAATGCTCCATTAAAGTATGTTTGAAATCCACTTTGATTGAGAAGATCATCAAATTAAATTTAGGATGGTCAAATGTACCTAAACCAATATTTTCTTGTTGCCAGTCTTGTTATTCGGGGGGATAAAGAGGAGCGCGCAGTGCTTTGTAGCAGCAATAAGACCTATGACTTGAAAATAGCCGACACATCCAACCTGCTGCTGTTTGTACCCGGCGGCAGAACACCAGATCAACTAACCGACAACCAGGACAGCTTTCATGTGGTGCACACTCAGGTATTGAAATCTCACATGAAAATAGCTTTTAGCAGCCAACAATCTGCTAATTAATTCAGAAATCACATAATATGACATAAATTATAATTGAAAAATTTATTTCTCTTGCTCAATCCCTTCCAAATATAAGACTCATTATATAGAATCTCAACattgcagttatccctgttgctcatgcattttttttttaactacatttcttccttccactcaacttttaaCCATTTTGCTTGGTTAGAGAAAGCTGTCATAACCAACCATCCtgcaaaataacagaaatataaGCTTGAAATATATCGCCCCTTGTGTATAAATCTAAATAACATATGAGTTATACTTTTGGAGTCGAATTActcaaataaatgaatatttcagtgacatctttatttataaagacaCTCCTTTAGACCATATTAATACATGTTCTTTTCCTGCCTCTGTCTCAGGTTTGGGGGTTCTGTAACAGTTACTGGGAGTTGAGGAAACAGAGACCTAAACTgaaaaagctgaagaagcttttaATGGAAAATCCTTATGAAGGACCTACATTAGGGGAACAAGAAGAGAACACAGAGAACAAGGTGAATATTATCATTATAGTTAAATATCTCTTAGGGGAATTACTAACAAGCAGCCCTGTTTTTGTAGCTGTCAGTAAATGGTTTGTTCTGTTGACAGTACACAATGGAGGATCTATTAGAGAGGATTCAGGCCAGTGAGGAGGAATTAAAGACCCACATGGAGACCATCCACGCCTGTCAGATAGAAGGTAAACAATGTTATATAGGCTTTAGGATTCCTGAGTGTTTACGTTGATTTCGTTGATAGGTACCTACCTAAAATGCATCTTTCTTCCCTACAGGATACTGGCGTGTGCTGGACTTCGACTATGAGATGAAGCTTCTCGGTCACGTGACCCAGCTGGTGGATTCTGAGTCATGGTCCTTCAACAAGGTCTCCCTTCAAACAAGTGTGGAGGAGCTGGGTCCACTGGAGCCCAGGTGAGGAAATACAGATTATTGTCAGATGGATTTGGAGATTTGCTTTTAATGAAAGGTTTCGTTGGCTTTCTGAGTATGTGCTGTAAGGTTTATTATGTCTTAACTCAGCCAAATGCAAACTCCAACGTCGTCTTTGTTCACAGGGAGATGATTGAGCACTGTTTAAACTGCTATGGAAAACGCTACTCTGAAAATGGTAAATAATCTGGGAAAATGCAACTGAGACTGGagcatttcatttatttactgGTGATTTTCTATActaacatatttgtttttattcctaCTTTATTTGGTCTGCACAGGCGAGGTGTTCTATGCATTGCATGAGGATAAGGTGTGTTGGGGCCTGGCGCTAATGTTGCTGCAGAATGTTGTCAAGTTCAACCTGAAGGAGTTTCAGTACGTCTGGCAGCAGAGTGTCCCAGAGGGCATGAGTACCAGACTGGACCAGTTAAAGGTGATCTCTTATAGCTGGAAAAATACCCTTTACCTGCAAAAActccatagtttttttttctcagtgtaaCTTTATCGGTCTCTCCCGATAAAGCTTTTGGGTTTTGCATTTTCCTTGAGTTTGAAAATATCTGCTGAGAGCTCCACTACCAGGTAGAATGGCAACTGTGTCCAGTTTATCCTGTCTTTATAACGAAGGACTTTATATAGTTTAGAAATGGCCTTATAATCATTTACAGATTGATGGGCATGAGCAATGGCTTCTTTAAGGtcactgctgatgtctttccatcctGGCATTGTGttgaaatatacaggtccttctcaaaatattatcatattgtgataaagttcattatttttcataatgtcatgatgaaaatttaacattcatatattttagattcattgcacactaactgaaatatttcaggtcttttattgtcttaatatggatgattttggcatacagctcaagaaaacccaaaattcctatctcacaaaattagcatatcattaaaagggtctctaaacgagctatgaacctaatcatctgaatcaacgagttaactctaaacacctgcaaaagattcctgaggcctttaaaactcccagcctggttcatcactcaaaaccccaatcatgggtaagactgccgacctgactgctgtccagaaggccactattgacaccctcaagcaagagggtaagacacagaaagaaatttctgaactgaataggctgttcccagagtgctgtatcaaggcacctcagtgggaagtctgtgggaaggaaaaagtgtggcagaaaacgctgcacaacgagaagaggtgaccggaccctgaggaagattgtggagaagggccgattccagaccttggggggccctgcggaagcagtggactgagtctggagtagaaacatccagagccaccgtgcacaagcgtgtgcaggaaatgggctacaggtgccgcattccccaggtcaagccacttttgaaccagaaacagcggcagaagcgcctgacctgggctacagagaagcagcactggactgttgctcagtggtccaaagtacttttttcggatgaaagcaaattctgcatgtcattcgggaaatcaaggtgccagagtctggaggaagactggggagaaggaaatgccaaaatgccagaagtccagtgtcaagtacccacagtcagtgatggtctggggtgccgtgtcagctgctggtgttggtccactgtgttttatcaagggcagggtcaatgcagctagctatcacgagattttggagcacttcatgcttccatctgctgaaaagctttatggagatgaagatttcatttttcagcacgacctggcacctgctcacagtgccaaaaccactggtaaatggtttactgaccatggtatcactgtgctcaattggcctgccaactctcctgacctgaaccccatagagaatctgtgggatattgtgaagagaacgttgagagactcaagacccaacactctggatgagctaaaggccgctattgaagcatcctgggcctccataagacctcagcagtgccacaggctgattgcctccatgccacgccgcattgaagcagtcatttctgcaaaaggattcccgaccaagtattgagtgcataactgtacatgattatttgaaggttgaagttttttgtattaaaaacacttttcttttattggtcggatgaaatatgctaattttgtgagataggaattttgggttttcatgagctgtatgctaaaatcatccgtattacgacaatgaaagacctgaaatatttcaattagtgtgcaatgaatctaaaatatatgaatattaaattttcatcatgacattatggaaaataatgaactttatcacaatatgctaattttttgagaaggacctgtagtgctaGTTTTTGATAAATGCTAGTTTTTCTCATGACTTCACATGGcattgtatttatatattaagAAACTTACAAATAACTgccttttcaataaaaaaaaacagttttggttGGTGGTCATTACACACTTAAGTTTTTACTTCTTAATATTATCTCAGCCTTGTCTGCATGTTGTTGAATTTGAAGAGTTCATTTCATTTCCTGACCTCAGTACTGGCAGCTTTATAATTCTTCCAGGGGGTTGCTCTGGTGGATCGAACCTCCCACCCAGAAACCATCCGCCTGCTGCGAGTGGAAGATCTCCCAGAGGACACAGTGGAGCGCTTCAATCACCTCTTCTCGCTCAGAGAGAAGTGGACAGAGGATGACATCACGCCTTACATACAGTTAGTGGCTGCTGTTTGACAAATATAATGAaagaatttcagtttttattttttgttctttactTTTGGGTGTATTTGAATAATCCTTTCTCTACTCTACATACAGAGACCTTTGTGGAGAGAAGCAGACCACCGGAGCCCTCCTGACCAAATATGCTCGATCATCAGTGCAAAATGGAATCAAAGTCTTCAATTCAAGAAGACCTGTGGCTACATGATGTATCCTGGAAGACCAGAGATTGATTTCCATACCAGTGAAATCAACGTACCTAAAATGTTATATTGCAATGAACGTGTAaagtttttaaatcagtttggatCTGTCGGTTTTTACTATTGTCTGTTTAAAATCGTGTAGtaacaaaatgtgtaataaaataaagtaaagttctctgcattgtttttttgtgatttttggcTTAAACAAATTAGTGGCTGCCATTGGAAGTTAGCGAGAGTTGTAGGATGGTTTTCCACAAGGTGGCGAGCTACACCACAATAGACCCTTGTCGCTTATCAGATGACACTTAAAGCAGATTGATTTGAATTACTGGTCTATATGGCCCCTGCTTACTGCAAACTCTCAGATTACGGTAGGATTGTTCTACTCTTAGTCACATAGACCTAAAACTACTAGAACTTATTGCTGTTAAAGAAATTGGTTCATATTTCGATCTTTTAACTGGAAGATCTGCTAAAACCTGCCTGCACCCTGCAGTGTTTTtcctaatcagaatcagctttattgccaagtttgtacagacaaacaaggaatatgACTCCGGTACAccttgctctcaataataaagaatatctttttaaatgtacacatatatataattgactttacaatgggATATTATGCGAggtcagtccaagtatgcatggtgttgttgtAGAACTCTGGCTGTCAAGGGTTCATGAGAGAAACGGCCTGGGGAAGAAGCTGCCTCCGTAGTGGCTAGTTTTAGCAGACtgcgctctgtagcgccgacctgaaggtaaaagtctaaacagtttatgtgcaggatgtgtggggtctgcagagattttagctgctcttttcctgactctagacctgtataagtcctgaatagagggaaggtcagccctgatgattctctctgcagacctgattcttcattgtagtttggacctgtcctgttttgaggatgagccaaaccacacggAGATTGACGTAGATAGGACAGACGGAAGAAAACGAGagagcaaacctctgaggctgcCATCAGTGGCCCCATCTTGGCCATCCAAACAGGTAAACATCTTATAATGTGAAATACATTAACTTAAATGTTGGAGTTTTGTCAAAACAATGTTATCTACAATTCTGTAGTAATTGAGAGATGGTCTGTTTGACAAATctattaagttattttatttaaaataatttcacaaaaaaactgaCCTAAGGCCACACAGATTGGTTATACAAGCTCTTCACTCAATTGCTTACAGCTGATTTGAACTTCTGTCCAAAGAAAATTTGTGGTTAAATATGCTGGGAAGCTGTGTCagagattaaaaaaatgaaaatcatttttaaagagAATTTCAGGTCAAAAGCAATTTGGGATAAAGCACAGAATAGAAATAAAGCTTTAACCTCTGCATTGTGTTGCTTTAGCGTTTGAGTTTAAAGCCTTGTGGATCTGGACACATTCTGTGAAAAGTTCAGGTTGTGATACTTATATTGAcactacaggtacatctcaaaaacatttttttttgtaaaagtgcaatatGTTTTTGCCAGTCatgtcagaaagtgaaactcatatacaGAATCATTTCACATAGAGTGATATATTCCAAGTTGTTGTTTCAGTTAAATaatcccaaaattcagtgtctcagaaaattagaatactgtgaaaaagttcattattggacACCCATgttgtcacaccctaatcaccCACAAAGttttcctgagcctttaaacGACCTCTCACTCTGGGTCATAGGATACAAAATCATGGAGAaaactgctgactggacagatgttcaGAAGACAGTCATCAACACAACTTGTGGTAAGCCTCAAAAAGTTATTGCTGatgaagctggttgttcacagagttctgtatccaagcatattagcAGAACATTTTGTGGAAGAaagaagtgtggtaggaaaaggtgcaacaGGGAgaaccacagccttgagaggactGTCAAgtgaaatccattcaagaatttgaggaagcttcacaaggagtaGACTGAGACTAGAGTCAGTGCATCAAAAGCCACCACAAAGACGAATactagacatgggctacaaatgtcgcattcctcatgtcaagccactcctaAACCAGAGACAAGTGTCTTATCTGGGCTGAGGAGTAAAAGAAAttgactgttgctcaatggttcAAACTCCAGCtttcaaatgaaagaaaattctgcatttcattaggaactcaaggtcccagagtctggaggaaaagtggagaggcacagaatccttgttgcttgaagtccagtgagACGTTTCCTCTGTCAGTGATGGCCTGGGGTACCATGACATCTGCTGGTGCTATCAAAGCAtgtgggcttccattacacctatgcagaaccacaggctgatcacctctatGCCACggcgcattgatgcagtaattcatgcaagatGAGACCCAACCAGGTATTAAGTGCATAAAAGTTGCATACTTTTCAGAACCCTGATACTTGTTCTTAAAACACCTTTTTTGATTAGTctaatgtgatattctaattttctgagacaattaatttggggttttctttgttttccttgtaagccataatcaccaaaattacaagaaacaaaggcctgaaatattttactctatgtggaATAAATCACTAAAATAACCGTTTCACTTTCTGACAGGACTGGCAAAAATATTACACTTTTaagcaatattctaattttccgAGATGTGCCTATAAATGAACACTTCCAAGAAGCAGCTAAatgtggtgtgttcagggtgatgtgcagtgttggctCTTTTCTGgtacatatttgctgtgtcccctacatggcttgtggcaaacctttatatggctttctttcaacactcTTATTGTTCTATAACCTAATTACTTTAGATTTCATTATGTTTCTCAGTAATCATGATGCTTGTTAGTCACCAatattgtttgataaaactcTGAGCTCTGATTAGGTGACTACAGAAGACAGTTTATTGTGTTGCCTTTCATCATACAgggttatcagagtaaagaaggCTAAGcaaaaatgcatgccacatttttcagatttcacTACTttggcctgtacttgtatagtgATTATCAAGTTATCAAagcccaaagcgctttacactacaagcagtcatccacccattcatgcacacattcacacactgacagtggtaggctacattgtagtgtcttgcccaaggacatgactactgagacagacagagcatgtGGGTTCAAATCGGCAAGTGGGTTACTTATACTTTGTGGAATTCTGTCACATAAATTCACCATAAAAGTCTTTGTTTGTGGTTGCACTgtgtgaaaatattaaaaagctcAAATGGTATGGTTAGTTTTTCAAGATAAAACTCTGTGGGTTTTCTGTAAGCTCCGCAAAGCTCATACGTGTGACTCTGAAGCATTAACAGACTTTTCACTTACCAAACTGAATCAGTGGAGCGGACACAGAAAGAGCTTACCAGACACTGACAATAAGGCATGCATCTCCATGTCTCACCAGACACAAAGACAAGTTTATCTGACTAACCATGACATCACCCTGTAGAACAGCTGACTTACCAGTCTATCCGGTAAGAGGTCTTAGCTgtgattattttaaatgttaccTTCCGCATGATTAACACTTCCCCTGAAATATAACTTTCCTCACTTCCTCTATTCTGTATAAACTGTTTTCCCTGAGTCTTTTTCTGTCTTCATAATTCTCAGTTCCATTTTCTTCTTCCCTATATTTACTTTGGTCATCTTGTTTCATCTTCTCTTTCTTTCCAGAAACTCCATAATCAGCTAAATTAGAATGATACATaggaaaaaaagtgaaacatggaAATATGATACATACATTTAAAAGGTATTCATATACCTCAAGCTTGTCAAATTTTGctatcacaaacttcaatatatttctacaggaaaatttgtcattttctttttttagaaataaaaatctaactgTGCTGGGCATTTGTATTAAACCAATGTTGGGTTTCAAAACTATTTCCCAGTCACTGAACATTTCACTGAGTCCTGAATACAAAAAGAGAATGAGTTTACTGCAAACCTTGCAAGACATGGCCATCACCATCCTCACTGTAAAATAGCATGGTGGCAGTATCAAGCTGTGGGAAAGTGTTTCAATTCAGCAGTCTTCCCCCATCATTGTAACCCACATGActgtaacatttctgtattaaaataataca
This genomic stretch from Girardinichthys multiradiatus isolate DD_20200921_A chromosome 3, DD_fGirMul_XY1, whole genome shotgun sequence harbors:
- the dscc1 gene encoding sister chromatid cohesion protein DCC1 isoform X3, coding for MRSLEEVQATLEIAKLKEEDLLPAVQCLSFGDNVSSADYCLMELDETLCKHIEAGESLVIRGDKEERAVLCSSNKTYDLKIADTSNLLLFVPGGRTPDQLTDNQDSFHVVHTQVWGFCNSYWELRKQRPKLKKLKKLLMENPYEGPTLGEQEENTENKYTMEDLLERIQASEEELKTHMETIHACQIEGYWRVLDFDYEMKLLGHVTQLVDSESWSFNKVSLQTSVEELGPLEPREMIEHCLNCYGKRYSENGEVFYALHEDKVCWGLALMLLQNVVKFNLKEFQYVWQQSVPEGMSTRLDQLKLYNSSRGLLWWIEPPTQKPSACCEWKISQRTQWSASITSSRSERSGQRMTSRLTYKTFVERSRPPEPS
- the dscc1 gene encoding sister chromatid cohesion protein DCC1 isoform X2 — translated: MRSLEEVQATLEIAKLKEEDLLPAVQCLSFGDNVSSADYCLMELDETLCKHIEAGESLVIRGDKEERAVLCSSNKTYDLKIADTSNLLLFVPGGRTPDQLTDNQDSFHVVHTQVWGFCNSYWELRKQRPKLKKLKKLLMENPYEGPTLGEQEENTENKYTMEDLLERIQASEEELKTHMETIHACQIEGYWRVLDFDYEMKLLGHVTQLVDSESWSFNKVSLQTSVEELGPLEPREMIEHCLNCYGKRYSENGEVFYALHEDKVCWGLALMLLQNVVKFNLKEFQYVWQQSVPEGMSTRLDQLKYWQLYNSSRGLLWWIEPPTQKPSACCEWKISQRTQWSASITSSRSERSGQRMTSRLTYKTFVERSRPPEPS
- the dscc1 gene encoding sister chromatid cohesion protein DCC1 isoform X1; translated protein: MRSLEEVQATLEIAKLKEEDLLPAVQCLSFGDNVSSADYCLMELDETLCKHIEAGESLVIRGDKEERAVLCSSNKTYDLKIADTSNLLLFVPGGRTPDQLTDNQDSFHVVHTQVWGFCNSYWELRKQRPKLKKLKKLLMENPYEGPTLGEQEENTENKYTMEDLLERIQASEEELKTHMETIHACQIEGYWRVLDFDYEMKLLGHVTQLVDSESWSFNKVSLQTSVEELGPLEPREMIEHCLNCYGKRYSENGEVFYALHEDKVCWGLALMLLQNVVKFNLKEFQYVWQQSVPEGMSTRLDQLKGVALVDRTSHPETIRLLRVEDLPEDTVERFNHLFSLREKWTEDDITPYIQDLCGEKQTTGALLTKYARSSVQNGIKVFNSRRPVAT